One Meleagris gallopavo isolate NT-WF06-2002-E0010 breed Aviagen turkey brand Nicholas breeding stock chromosome 11, Turkey_5.1, whole genome shotgun sequence genomic region harbors:
- the CRYGS gene encoding gamma-crystallin S — protein MSRAGPKVTFYEDKNFLGRRYECDADCPDFHTFLNRCNSIRVEGGTWVAYERPNYSGNMYVLRRGEYPDYHHWMGLNDRLGSCKAVHIPSGAQGHIQVFEKGDFGGRMFEATEDCPSILEECHFREVHACRVLEGTWVFYEHPNYRGRQYLLPKGEYRQPVEWGAVTPAVQSFRSIAE, from the exons ATGTCCAGGGCTGGACCAAAG GTCACCTTCTATGAAGACAAGAATTTCCTGGGTCGTCGCTACGAGTGCGACGCCGACTGCCCTGATTTCCACACCTTCCTGAACCGCTGCAACTCCATCCGGGTGGAGGGAGGCACCTGGGTGGCCTACGAGAGGCCCAACTATTCGGGGAACATGTACGTGCTGAGGCGGGGGGAGTACCCTGACTACCACCACTGGATGGGCCTCAATGACCGCCTCGGCTCCTGCAAAGCTGTCCACATA ccAAGCGGagcccagggccacatccaggTGTTTGAGAAGGGGGATTTCGGTGGGCGGATGTTTGAAGCCACTGAAGACTGTCCTTCTATCCTGGAGGAGTGCCACTTTCGTGAGGTCCACGCCTGCCGGGTGCTGGAGGGCACCTGGGTGTTTTACGAGCACCCCAACTACCGGGGCAGGCAATACCTGCTGCCCAAGGGCGAGTACCGGCAGCCAGTGGAATGGGGAGCAGTGACCCCTGCCGTCCAGTCCTTCCGCAGCATCGCTGAGTGA